In Deltaproteobacteria bacterium, a genomic segment contains:
- a CDS encoding ABC transporter permease, translated as MKILFKLAFKNIVNYSKQSKSTLLSLASAFISLVLFQGYIADLDLFLQETHSHKSMFGDFIIEHNLSLSSAAKKEPWKFYLQEPTQKMIKDIISKYHTADWPICSVLRISGMIQKKSQQFLFIGNGFDVENCRRLRLPYWEKDTLFGRSLYQSPLPDKVLLGQTLAKNFDCEKKDKIRKHIATRKGYDKEIHEFECLNGDEFNLSVLTVNSQINSLDFNILGIIDGGFIELDARTIQLSLVKAQELYDTKGVSYLTFFSESLKNDKKLFKQIQDELPPEVRILSWKDHEEIGDFYKRTMGLMKIFKTFVIIIVLLIVSLSIMNSLLKSIKERTKEIGTLRSLGYTKSLIRNIFYVEVGLLSLFGSFVGAIISLTATLFINNLNISYKAGQFVEPNLMSLAIEPINYIVVSFYILVLSLVGCFFVVKETLSKTVAENLTHA; from the coding sequence ATGAAAATACTATTTAAATTAGCTTTTAAAAATATAGTGAATTATTCCAAGCAAAGTAAATCCACTTTGCTAAGTTTGGCTTCGGCCTTCATTTCCTTAGTGTTATTTCAAGGTTATATCGCGGACCTCGATTTGTTTTTACAAGAGACGCATTCACATAAAAGCATGTTCGGTGATTTTATTATTGAGCATAATTTAAGTTTAAGCTCGGCAGCTAAGAAAGAACCCTGGAAGTTTTATTTGCAAGAGCCCACTCAGAAAATGATTAAGGACATTATCAGCAAGTACCACACTGCGGATTGGCCTATTTGTTCGGTGCTAAGAATAAGTGGAATGATTCAAAAAAAATCTCAACAATTTTTGTTTATTGGTAACGGTTTTGATGTGGAGAATTGCCGAAGATTGCGCCTCCCTTATTGGGAAAAAGACACCTTATTTGGGAGGTCCTTGTATCAAAGTCCATTGCCAGATAAAGTTTTGTTGGGACAGACTTTAGCTAAAAACTTTGATTGTGAAAAAAAAGACAAAATCAGAAAACATATTGCTACCAGAAAAGGTTATGATAAAGAAATTCACGAATTCGAATGTCTTAATGGCGATGAATTTAACTTGTCAGTTCTGACTGTAAATAGTCAAATTAATTCCCTTGATTTTAATATTTTAGGAATCATCGATGGTGGATTTATAGAGTTAGATGCCAGAACGATTCAGTTATCCCTTGTAAAGGCTCAGGAGCTTTATGACACCAAAGGAGTTAGTTACTTAACATTTTTTAGTGAGAGTCTAAAGAACGATAAAAAATTGTTTAAACAAATCCAGGATGAGCTTCCCCCAGAGGTGAGAATTCTTTCTTGGAAGGACCACGAGGAGATTGGCGATTTTTATAAAAGAACGATGGGGTTGATGAAGATTTTCAAAACTTTCGTCATTATTATTGTTTTGCTCATTGTCTCTTTGAGCATCATGAATTCCCTTCTTAAAAGTATTAAAGAAAGAACCAAAGAAATTGGAACACTCAGAAGTCTTGGTTATACGAAAAGTTTAATTCGAAATATTTTCTATGTCGAAGTTGGTTTGCTAAGTTTATTTGGTTCTTTTGTGGGGGCAATTATTTCTCTGACGGCCACGCTCTTTATAAATAACCTAAATATTTCTTACAAGGCGGGTCAGTTTGTGGAGCCCAATTTGATGTCTCTAGCGATAGAG
- a CDS encoding outer membrane lipoprotein-sorting protein: protein MKMILIFLLSFSGPISQAENILTLLKDSDRSRGGVGQGITWMVNIKSWENEVQTERNFKVKAKDSNAYVESADTGRFKGETFLFNDRTIWFFKPSLKKPVSISARERLSGQAANGDIASTNYFKDYNPTLIKKEMIQDESVVVLLLKAKNKSMTYDQIRYWIREKDKLGLKAEFLTLSGKVFKIASFKYNNFILVKSKKIPFISEMLIQDANRLANKSILTYDKPILDEISDNIFNVNNLNR, encoded by the coding sequence ATGAAAATGATTTTAATTTTTTTGCTCAGTTTTTCTGGTCCCATAAGTCAAGCTGAGAATATTCTTACCTTGCTAAAAGATTCAGATCGATCAAGGGGAGGCGTCGGTCAAGGTATCACATGGATGGTCAACATAAAATCTTGGGAAAACGAAGTTCAAACAGAGCGAAATTTTAAAGTAAAAGCTAAAGATTCCAATGCCTATGTTGAAAGCGCTGACACAGGAAGGTTCAAAGGAGAAACATTTTTATTTAATGATCGCACTATTTGGTTTTTTAAGCCTTCACTCAAAAAACCAGTCTCTATTTCCGCCAGAGAAAGGCTATCTGGTCAGGCAGCTAATGGGGATATAGCAAGTACCAATTACTTTAAAGATTATAATCCCACTTTGATAAAAAAGGAAATGATTCAAGATGAAAGCGTTGTGGTTTTGCTTCTAAAAGCAAAGAATAAGTCAATGACCTATGATCAAATAAGATATTGGATTCGCGAAAAAGATAAATTAGGATTAAAAGCTGAATTTCTTACTTTAAGTGGAAAGGTATTTAAAATTGCCAGCTTTAAGTATAATAACTTTATTCTTGTTAAAAGTAAAAAAATTCCCTTTATTTCAGAAATGCTTATTCAGGATGCCAACAGGTTGGCAAATAAAAGTATCCTCACCTATGATAAACCAATTCTTGATGAAATTTCTGATAATATTTTTAATGTTAATAATTTGAATCGATGA